The Dethiosulfovibrio peptidovorans DSM 11002 genome has a window encoding:
- a CDS encoding HAL/PAL/TAL family ammonia-lyase, with protein sequence MITEEIKKISWRQAPSISKVMLGGPISIEEVVAVARHGAKVEFGEEYIDRVNRCRAHVDHFSREEKAIYGITTGLGENWNRFISQEDREIVQRNHVLSHSCSVGEPLEDECVRAMMFVMLQHFGSGHTGMRMAPLELLAGMLNAGVVPVVPGHGSVGYICYEAHIGSVLIGEGQAVYGRQRMNGSEALNAAGLDPVVLSSKEGLTIVSGTTSVTAIGALGLYDSLMIAQTADVAGAMSLEVLKGTLMAMDPRIQEVRPHRHQGDTASNVRRLLEDSEIERTYRGHRVQDALSLRCIPQLHGAAKKILTDVLETVSVELNSSVDNPLIFDTEDGGEALMGCNADGSYVGMGCDCAIIALTGLAKMSERRLDRTVNHHVSELPAFLNANPGFNNGLMIPQYAAAGLLGEMKTLSHPSTVDNGFTCANQEDYTSMGANAAVKLYRGASLAKYILSVEILNACQAQDFYDIAPSPATKAVHDRVRQEVPKVEQDTFMSPLMEAIARMVKNGEILSAAESVTGPLEF encoded by the coding sequence TTGATCACGGAAGAGATAAAAAAAATAAGCTGGCGTCAGGCTCCCTCCATATCAAAGGTTATGCTAGGAGGTCCGATCTCCATCGAGGAAGTAGTGGCGGTAGCCCGTCACGGTGCCAAGGTGGAGTTCGGAGAGGAATATATAGACAGGGTGAATCGTTGCAGAGCCCACGTGGATCATTTCTCCAGGGAGGAGAAAGCCATCTACGGCATAACCACAGGGCTTGGAGAGAACTGGAACAGGTTTATTTCCCAGGAGGACAGGGAGATAGTCCAGAGAAACCACGTCCTTTCCCATTCCTGCTCGGTCGGAGAGCCTCTGGAGGATGAGTGCGTAAGGGCCATGATGTTCGTCATGCTCCAGCACTTCGGGTCGGGACACACGGGGATGAGAATGGCCCCTCTGGAGCTTTTGGCCGGAATGCTCAACGCCGGAGTCGTTCCGGTGGTGCCAGGACACGGATCGGTGGGCTATATATGCTACGAGGCCCATATCGGCTCGGTCCTCATAGGAGAGGGGCAGGCGGTATACGGTAGACAGAGGATGAATGGATCGGAGGCCCTGAACGCTGCTGGACTGGATCCGGTGGTGCTCTCCAGCAAGGAGGGGCTGACCATCGTATCGGGGACCACCTCCGTTACCGCCATAGGGGCCCTCGGACTATACGATTCCCTTATGATAGCCCAGACCGCCGACGTGGCGGGAGCCATGTCGCTGGAGGTTTTAAAGGGAACTCTGATGGCGATGGACCCAAGGATACAGGAGGTTCGGCCCCATAGACACCAGGGAGACACCGCCTCCAACGTCAGGCGGCTCCTTGAGGACAGCGAAATCGAGAGGACATACCGAGGACACCGGGTCCAAGACGCACTGTCCCTTCGGTGTATCCCTCAGCTACACGGTGCGGCGAAAAAGATACTCACCGACGTGCTTGAGACAGTGTCGGTAGAGCTTAACTCGTCGGTGGATAATCCCCTAATATTCGACACCGAAGACGGAGGCGAGGCCCTTATGGGCTGCAACGCCGACGGATCTTACGTTGGAATGGGCTGCGACTGCGCAATCATAGCCCTTACAGGTCTTGCCAAGATGTCCGAGAGGCGACTGGACAGGACGGTGAACCACCACGTCAGCGAGCTTCCCGCCTTTTTGAACGCAAACCCCGGCTTCAACAACGGCCTGATGATCCCTCAGTACGCCGCGGCAGGGCTTTTAGGGGAGATGAAGACCTTAAGCCACCCTTCCACGGTGGACAACGGCTTCACCTGCGCCAACCAGGAGGACTATACCAGCATGGGAGCCAACGCGGCGGTCAAGCTCTACAGAGGGGCCTCTTTGGCGAAGTACATACTCTCGGTTGAGATCCTGAACGCCTGTCAGGCCCAGGATTTTTACGACATAGCCCCCTCCCCTGCCACTAAGGCGGTCCACGACAGGGTCAGGCAGGAGGTCCCAAAGGTGGAACAGGATACCTTTATGTCCCCCCTCATGGAGGCCATAGCGAGGATGGTGAAAAACGGCGAGATCCTCTCCGCCGCCGAGTCGGTGACAGGGCCGCTGGAGTTTTAA
- a CDS encoding carbon starvation protein A encodes MNFAFMFIVSAVVFVIGYRVYGSFMAKVYDLNDDNKTPAECMFDGIDYCPAHPAVLLGHHFASIAGAGPVTGPIVAASMFGWLPTLLWCIVGSTFLGGPHDMGSLVSSMRHDGKSVGEVVERWIGHRGKILFLCFTILALILIVAVFLVLSANTFAADPIVAFVGCLYICMAVISGMLIYKFHAPLWMVTVVMLAIVAVACVKGSDSQTIVEMFKLPNTTWNYILAVYILAASVLPVWLLLQPRDYLASYFLYFAVIIGAIGMLLGSKFDSGAIPMMKSGVDYFGIKGQPMWPMMFVIVACGAISGFHALVGSGTTSKQLRKETDAIVVGYGSMLMEGLVACIAIGTLMVAGSIVKGGPVVTFAEGFGKFASLVGIDPVLGTRLGAIAINSFLLTSLDTATRLARYQIQELSGMKINKYVATIIAVVAALTLVMVKTHDAAGNPIPAWKAIWPIFGAANQMVAALALLSVGVWVVRGLKKNANFLMAPFWFMLVTTMMALVILIKGWLGLAQPNYLLAGVASILFLLALLLVVEAFKALRSE; translated from the coding sequence ATGAATTTTGCGTTTATGTTCATAGTGTCAGCTGTTGTGTTTGTAATCGGTTACAGAGTTTACGGGTCTTTTATGGCCAAGGTCTACGACCTTAACGACGATAACAAGACTCCTGCGGAGTGCATGTTCGACGGTATCGACTATTGTCCGGCCCATCCGGCGGTCCTTCTTGGACACCACTTCGCCTCCATCGCAGGTGCCGGTCCCGTAACCGGCCCAATAGTCGCGGCTTCCATGTTCGGATGGCTTCCGACCCTTCTGTGGTGTATCGTAGGATCCACCTTCCTCGGTGGACCTCACGATATGGGATCGTTGGTCTCCTCCATGCGCCACGACGGTAAGTCTGTCGGAGAGGTCGTCGAACGCTGGATAGGCCATAGGGGGAAGATCCTCTTCCTTTGCTTCACCATACTGGCCCTCATCCTGATCGTGGCGGTCTTCTTGGTTCTCTCTGCCAACACCTTTGCAGCCGACCCCATAGTCGCCTTCGTGGGATGTCTCTATATCTGCATGGCTGTTATCTCAGGTATGCTTATCTATAAATTCCACGCTCCTCTTTGGATGGTCACTGTGGTCATGCTGGCTATCGTCGCGGTGGCCTGTGTGAAGGGCTCTGACAGTCAGACCATAGTGGAGATGTTCAAGCTCCCCAATACGACCTGGAACTACATTCTCGCCGTCTATATCCTGGCCGCCTCGGTTCTGCCGGTTTGGCTTCTGCTTCAGCCCAGAGACTATCTTGCTTCCTACTTCCTTTATTTCGCGGTTATAATAGGCGCTATCGGTATGCTTTTGGGCAGCAAGTTCGACAGCGGTGCGATCCCGATGATGAAGTCCGGCGTCGATTACTTTGGTATAAAGGGACAGCCCATGTGGCCCATGATGTTCGTCATAGTGGCCTGCGGGGCCATATCCGGTTTCCACGCTCTGGTCGGAAGCGGAACCACCTCCAAACAGCTTCGTAAGGAGACCGACGCCATCGTCGTGGGATACGGCTCCATGCTTATGGAGGGCCTCGTAGCCTGTATCGCCATCGGCACCCTCATGGTAGCCGGTTCCATAGTGAAGGGTGGACCGGTGGTCACCTTCGCCGAGGGTTTCGGTAAGTTCGCCTCTTTGGTGGGGATCGATCCGGTTCTTGGAACCCGTCTCGGTGCTATCGCCATTAACAGTTTCCTGCTTACCTCTCTGGACACGGCAACCCGACTGGCCCGTTATCAGATCCAGGAGCTTTCCGGGATGAAGATCAACAAGTACGTCGCCACTATAATAGCTGTGGTAGCGGCCCTGACCCTTGTGATGGTCAAGACCCATGATGCGGCAGGCAACCCCATTCCGGCCTGGAAGGCTATATGGCCCATCTTCGGAGCCGCTAACCAGATGGTCGCAGCTCTGGCTCTGCTCTCCGTAGGCGTCTGGGTGGTAAGAGGACTGAAGAAGAACGCCAATTTCCTTATGGCGCCCTTCTGGTTCATGCTTGTCACCACCATGATGGCCCTAGTCATCCTCATCAAGGGATGGCTTGGATTGGCACAGCCCAACTATCTCCTTGCCGGGGTGGCGTCGATACTCTTCCTCCTGGCTTTGTTGCTGGTGGTAGAGGCCTTTAAGGCGCTTAGATCAGAATAG
- a CDS encoding histidine phosphatase family protein: MDHEKTTLILVRHGECDGNKEGMFRGNKDFPLNSRGMRQAEEVGRALANLTIDRIYSSPLLRAKQTAQAIAGKIGLSVVECPEINNISLGRWEGRRKDEIAEEEPELWSLWLNAPEKLNFSGMEPLTDVMKRSREKLDSLIELHIGKTIALVSHRTVLKPLVSSCIGIGDPWFWKLHFDTASISVMVHGGRGYSLTALNRTDHLSDYESEWN, from the coding sequence ATGGACCACGAAAAAACCACTTTGATACTGGTCAGACACGGTGAATGCGACGGCAACAAAGAGGGCATGTTCAGAGGTAACAAGGACTTTCCCCTGAACTCCCGGGGGATGAGACAGGCAGAGGAGGTCGGCAGGGCCCTCGCGAACCTGACGATAGATCGCATCTACTCCAGCCCTCTTCTAAGGGCCAAACAGACAGCTCAAGCCATAGCGGGAAAGATCGGCCTCTCCGTCGTGGAATGCCCCGAGATAAACAACATCTCCCTGGGCCGATGGGAGGGCAGGAGAAAAGACGAGATAGCCGAGGAAGAGCCGGAGCTGTGGAGTCTTTGGCTGAACGCTCCGGAAAAACTGAACTTTTCCGGGATGGAGCCCCTCACGGACGTGATGAAAAGGTCCAGGGAAAAGCTGGACAGCCTGATAGAGCTTCACATAGGAAAAACCATAGCCCTGGTAAGCCACAGGACCGTTCTGAAACCCCTTGTCTCCTCCTGCATCGGCATAGGCGATCCCTGGTTCTGGAAGCTTCACTTCGACACGGCCTCCATCTCCGTTATGGTACACGGCGGTAGGGGCTATTCTCTGACGGCGTTGAACAGAACCGACCATCTGAGCGACTACGAATCGGAGTGGAACTGA
- a CDS encoding cation:proton antiporter — translation MSGIAGDLSLVILAGLLGGSLARFFRQPLILGYIVAGILIGPYTGGATVSEVNNIERLADIGATLLLFSLGLEFSLKDLRPIGRIAFGGTLIQVALTMGYVTFIADAQGWGGQALWFAAAMVSSSTAVILKTLTSRGYDRTLSGRIMLGMSIVQDLCVIPIMIFLIHGSQGGGWAPLAKSAGYATAFLASMAIMGTKAIPWALRKVSQWESRELFLLFVMAMGLGIGSLSATIGLSSAFGAFVAGVVLSESDYGHKAMSELIPLRDIFGLLFFVSVGMLMDPSFLINHLGTVLLLTLAVTMGKGAILSGISWIMGYRRVIPLALFLGMLPISEMAFVLIQTGNSMGVLGEEVYSITLNVVILSMLGGSIISGFTDTIYKTVKRRLPEGRITAVNLPEEQSGHIVVTGGGTISTYVVDILREKTDTPIVTIEPQYRTFESMKKKGLSLIYGDPSMISILEVAKLDKASLLIVASEDPRTARTVVETARRLSPNLPIVARGEDDLEVEKLTSLGATKAVLSRREAAMAMVRMGQEVT, via the coding sequence GTGAGCGGTATCGCCGGCGACCTCAGTCTGGTAATACTGGCAGGGTTGCTAGGAGGCTCGTTAGCGAGGTTCTTCCGTCAGCCCCTCATATTGGGATACATAGTGGCGGGGATCCTTATAGGTCCCTACACCGGGGGAGCCACCGTATCGGAAGTGAACAACATCGAGAGACTGGCCGACATAGGGGCGACCTTGCTTTTGTTCTCCCTGGGGCTGGAGTTCTCCCTCAAAGACCTTCGCCCCATAGGCCGTATAGCCTTCGGAGGAACCCTGATACAAGTTGCCTTAACCATGGGGTACGTCACCTTCATCGCCGACGCCCAAGGATGGGGTGGACAGGCCCTGTGGTTCGCCGCCGCCATGGTATCCTCCAGCACCGCCGTAATACTCAAAACCTTGACCTCCAGAGGATACGACAGAACCCTTTCGGGAAGGATCATGCTGGGGATGTCCATAGTGCAGGACCTCTGCGTGATTCCCATAATGATATTCCTCATCCACGGAAGTCAGGGAGGAGGATGGGCTCCTCTGGCGAAGTCCGCAGGATACGCAACGGCCTTTCTGGCCTCCATGGCGATCATGGGAACCAAGGCCATTCCCTGGGCCCTTCGAAAAGTATCCCAATGGGAGTCGAGAGAACTCTTTCTGCTTTTCGTCATGGCCATGGGGCTTGGAATCGGCAGTCTCTCCGCGACTATAGGACTGTCGTCTGCCTTCGGAGCATTCGTGGCAGGAGTCGTGTTGAGCGAATCGGACTACGGACACAAAGCCATGTCGGAGCTGATCCCCCTGAGAGACATTTTCGGACTCCTCTTCTTCGTCTCGGTAGGGATGCTTATGGATCCATCTTTCCTGATAAATCACCTTGGAACGGTCCTCCTGCTTACCCTAGCCGTAACGATGGGGAAAGGCGCCATACTGAGCGGAATATCCTGGATAATGGGTTATCGCAGGGTTATACCTCTGGCCTTATTTCTGGGAATGCTACCTATATCGGAGATGGCCTTCGTTCTCATACAGACAGGCAACTCCATGGGCGTCCTGGGAGAGGAGGTTTACTCGATAACCCTGAACGTGGTCATACTCTCCATGCTGGGGGGATCGATCATATCGGGTTTCACCGACACCATATACAAGACGGTAAAACGGAGACTTCCCGAGGGCAGGATAACCGCGGTCAACCTGCCGGAGGAGCAGTCGGGTCACATAGTCGTCACAGGCGGAGGAACCATATCTACCTACGTGGTGGACATATTGAGAGAAAAGACAGATACCCCGATCGTCACTATAGAGCCACAATACCGCACGTTCGAGTCGATGAAGAAAAAGGGGCTCTCTCTAATATACGGGGACCCCTCGATGATATCGATCCTCGAGGTTGCCAAACTGGATAAAGCATCTCTTCTCATAGTAGCCTCCGAGGATCCCAGAACGGCCAGGACCGTGGTGGAGACGGCAAGAAGACTGTCTCCGAACCTTCCGATAGTGGCAAGAGGAGAGGACGATCTGGAGGTAGAAAAGCTGACCTCCTTGGGAGCCACCAAGGCCGTTCTCTCCAGGCGAGAGGCAGCCATGGCAATGGTAAGAATGGGGCAGGAGGTAACATAA
- a CDS encoding GNAT family N-acetyltransferase — translation MTDELFDFVGTSGVHVIMHDNSGDLSSHCVVTERTFWIGEHGPMKAGYIDAVATRPTKQGLGYGRAVMAESCRVCKSIGMNIMGLSTFIPE, via the coding sequence ATGACCGACGAATTATTCGATTTTGTGGGGACCTCCGGAGTTCACGTTATAATGCACGATAACTCGGGAGATCTCTCATCACATTGCGTGGTTACCGAGAGGACGTTCTGGATTGGAGAGCATGGTCCGATGAAGGCGGGGTATATAGACGCCGTTGCTACCCGTCCGACTAAGCAGGGACTGGGATATGGTCGCGCCGTTATGGCAGAATCTTGTCGTGTGTGTAAGTCTATTGGGATGAATATTATGGGGCTGTCTACTTTTATTCCTGAATAG
- a CDS encoding sodium:solute symporter family protein, whose amino-acid sequence MLGTIDNVIILFFVMLILGIGYYFSKTAKNMESYYLANRSLPWSLVVGTLAASWYGGIGVVGTVGYAAVYGISTWTIWSIGAHLVRMPLALWVGPRIQIRTDITVPDLLESLYGRKVALIGAIMMFFVCAQIGEITAVGYIGQAAWGVSNVTAGTVMVIIVVVLTVLGGLMGVAVTDMIMFFCMVFGVTMVFPGLFTEIGGWEGLRQALGENVKLVDPTGGMGFWKAVMLVIFCFSPYADPTFYQRFSASNSPKVGRRALLTCFCIWIAFDIVICTTGVIVKALHPTAQPEVAYVQVVLENLPIGIRALFIVGLVGAIISTLDSYYLVGGTTLANDIYARYKGIGTLPQKTIVNYTRAAVVMLGIIGLSLAFKFTLVYDAFLFVGSIWMSAAFVPIVGGLVSKGRKTELGGLMSMLVGGAIFGILKIFPDITVIEPLVLSLPASFVAWYIGNHFGVDRSDLSVR is encoded by the coding sequence ATGCTGGGAACGATTGATAACGTCATCATTCTGTTTTTCGTAATGTTAATCCTAGGAATAGGATACTACTTTTCCAAAACGGCCAAGAATATGGAAAGCTATTATCTGGCCAACAGAAGCCTTCCTTGGTCCCTGGTGGTAGGGACTTTAGCGGCATCGTGGTACGGAGGAATCGGAGTTGTGGGAACGGTGGGATATGCGGCGGTCTACGGTATCTCCACCTGGACGATCTGGTCCATAGGAGCACACCTGGTCAGGATGCCTCTAGCCCTTTGGGTCGGTCCTCGGATACAGATAAGGACCGACATCACAGTGCCGGACCTGCTTGAGAGTCTTTACGGACGTAAGGTCGCCCTCATAGGGGCAATTATGATGTTCTTCGTCTGCGCCCAGATCGGAGAGATCACCGCAGTAGGTTACATCGGCCAGGCGGCCTGGGGGGTCAGCAACGTTACAGCTGGAACAGTCATGGTGATCATCGTGGTGGTACTAACGGTCCTCGGCGGCCTTATGGGGGTGGCTGTCACCGACATGATTATGTTCTTCTGCATGGTATTCGGGGTAACTATGGTCTTTCCCGGCCTGTTCACCGAGATAGGAGGATGGGAGGGACTCAGACAGGCCTTGGGGGAAAACGTCAAATTAGTGGATCCTACAGGTGGAATGGGATTCTGGAAAGCGGTCATGCTGGTCATATTCTGCTTCAGCCCCTACGCGGACCCCACTTTCTATCAGCGTTTTTCCGCTTCCAATTCGCCTAAAGTCGGTAGAAGGGCTCTGCTTACCTGTTTTTGCATATGGATAGCCTTCGATATAGTCATCTGCACCACAGGAGTCATAGTCAAGGCTCTCCATCCAACAGCCCAACCGGAGGTAGCCTACGTTCAGGTGGTCTTGGAAAATCTCCCTATCGGCATAAGAGCTCTTTTCATAGTGGGACTTGTGGGAGCAATTATATCCACTTTGGACAGCTACTATCTGGTCGGAGGAACCACATTGGCGAACGATATTTACGCCAGGTACAAGGGTATAGGAACCCTGCCCCAAAAGACCATCGTCAACTACACCAGAGCTGCCGTCGTCATGTTGGGGATTATCGGCCTGTCCCTGGCCTTCAAGTTTACCCTGGTCTACGATGCTTTTCTTTTCGTGGGAAGCATATGGATGTCTGCCGCATTCGTCCCCATAGTCGGAGGACTCGTAAGCAAAGGACGAAAAACCGAGCTTGGTGGGCTGATGAGCATGCTGGTCGGAGGGGCTATCTTCGGGATATTGAAAATCTTTCCGGATATAACCGTCATAGAGCCTCTGGTTCTTTCATTGCCTGCATCGTTCGTAGCCTGGTATATAGGAAACCACTTCGGAGTGGACAGAAGCGATCTTTCGGTCCGATAG
- a CDS encoding GntR family transcriptional regulator — protein MEKDRTPLREKVYNYLRSELAQGNLEPGRYIDMGSMAETLNISKTPLRDALILLESDGIVTIYPRRGIMVNPVTMDTIRDIYQIGAGLESVLMMSVFDYIAPVHINRMKDVINQAMNYFESDDFTYAYELNRMFHSVFHDLSKNVPLRKQLDDVYDRLFNFPARDFDSPEVKAEELGYWREHSTIVGLIEGGKKREVADFIRDIHWTLKEGYTRALHVLLPHEG, from the coding sequence GTGGAAAAAGACAGGACTCCACTCAGAGAGAAGGTATATAACTATCTGAGAAGTGAATTGGCTCAGGGGAATTTGGAGCCTGGTAGGTATATAGATATGGGTAGTATGGCTGAAACCTTGAACATCAGTAAGACTCCTTTGAGGGATGCATTGATTCTTTTGGAGTCTGACGGAATAGTTACCATATACCCCAGAAGGGGCATAATGGTGAATCCCGTTACTATGGATACTATAAGGGACATATATCAGATAGGAGCTGGTTTGGAGTCTGTTTTGATGATGTCGGTCTTCGACTACATAGCTCCGGTTCACATAAACAGAATGAAGGATGTCATTAATCAAGCAATGAACTACTTTGAATCAGACGATTTCACCTATGCCTACGAACTCAACAGGATGTTTCACTCGGTTTTCCACGATCTATCTAAAAACGTTCCGTTGAGGAAACAGCTGGACGACGTTTACGACAGGTTGTTTAACTTTCCTGCCAGAGATTTCGATTCTCCCGAGGTCAAGGCGGAGGAATTGGGGTACTGGAGGGAGCATTCTACGATAGTCGGTCTGATCGAAGGAGGTAAAAAGAGAGAGGTCGCCGATTTCATTCGTGACATACACTGGACTCTGAAAGAGGGCTACACCAGAGCCCTTCACGTTCTGCTTCCACACGAAGGCTAG